A single genomic interval of Amblyomma americanum isolate KBUSLIRL-KWMA chromosome 11, ASM5285725v1, whole genome shotgun sequence harbors:
- the LOC144109456 gene encoding pancreatic triacylglycerol lipase-like isoform X2 produces the protein MRIRLRTLVLTLFWTATSSEHVTSENERCFKELGCFSTNGPFFHEIYRPINFFPEEREHIDTRFLVYSRANPKRGDVLKWSSTPEEVAKTTFNSSWPTKMLVHGWLDTIFFASWMTEMKKAFLMVGDYNVILVDWQGGNSLPYTQATANARLVGAEIALLIGKLEKAFGAKQETFHILGHSLGSHVAGYAGEKLPRLGRITGLDPADPYFQHMPKEVRLDPTDASLVDVVHTDGGSVFDIYKAEGLGMHQAVGHVDFYPNGGLKMPGCSKGSRILAFLTKGIVDAARSVVCNHERAVQYFLDSITEQHCTSLAFACPSYDSFGKGRCADCGRNGRLCARMGLRADRWRPADNTSVRMYLHTMATAPFCAFPFLVNIVLWRTEQKFATGYFVLILEGDRGKATIKVNEKPLRLFGAVRNNFVVKADTYIGQLRQVSFKYTSSRFFLFRKNMLLRYVEIMPMNEPLRTQERKNMTKTYCYYNRDGIISGTEVSLLRC, from the exons ATGAGAATCCGCCTTCGAACCCTGGTTCTGACGCTGTTCTGGACTGCTACGTCATCGGAACACGTCA CTTCAGAGAACGAGAGGTGCTTCAAGGAACTCGGGTGCTTCAGCACGAATGGCCCATTCTTCCACGAGATCTATCGGCCCATCAATTTCTTTCCCGAAGAGCGGGAGCACATCGACACCAGGTTCCTGGTGTACTCGCGTGCCAACCCCAAGCGCGGAGATGTTCTCAAGTGGTCCTCGACTCCAGAGGAGGTCGCCAAGACTACCTTCAATTCCAGCTGGCCGACCAAGATGCTTGTCCATGGCTGGCTGGACACGATATTCTTCGCCTCGTGGATGACG GAAATGAAGAAGGCCTTTCTCATGGTGGGAGACTACAACGTCATCCTAGTCGACTGGCAAGGAGGGAACTCCCTCCCCTACACACAGGCCACAGCCAACGCCCGCCTGGTTGGAGCCGAGATAGCACTGCTGATCGGCAAGCTCGAG AAAGCGTTCGGCGCGAAGCAGGAGACATTCCACATCCTGGGTCACAGCTTAGGCTCCCACGTGGCCGGTTACGCTGGGGAAAAGCTTCCAAGGCTCGGCCGTATCACAG GCCTGGATCCTGCCGATCCCTACTTCCAGCACATGCCGAAGGAAGTACGACTTGACCCTACCGATGCTTCGCTGGTCGACGTTGTGCACACCGACGGAGGATCGGTGTTCGACATAT ACAAGGCCGAAGGGTTGGGGATGCACCAGGCGGTTGGGCACGTGGACTTCTACCCCAATGGCGGCCTGAAGATGCCCGGATGCTCCAAGGGCTCGCGGATCCTCGCCTTCTTGACCAAGGGCATTGTGGACG ccgcccgCTCGGTGGTGTGCAATCACGAGCGTGCCGTCCAGTACTTCCTGGACAGCATCACGGAGCAGCACTGCACCTCCCTGGCGTTCGCCTGCCCCTCGTACGACTCCTTCGGCAAGGGCCGCTGCGCCGACTGCGGCCGCAACGGGCGCCTCTGCGCCCGCATGGGCCTGCGCGCCGACCGGTGGAGGCCTGCCGACAACACGTCCGTCCGCATGTACCTGCACACCATGGCCACGGCGCCATTCTGCG CGTTTCCCTTCCTCGTGAACATCGTGCTCTGGAGGACGGAACAAAAATTCGCCACGGGATACTTTGTGCTCATCTTGGAAGGGGACAGAGGAAAAGCCACCATCAAGGTAAACGAAAA GCCCCTGAGACTGTTCGGAGCAGTGAGGAACAACTTCGTCGTGAAGGCAGATACGTACATCGGCCAACTGCGGCAGGTGTCCTTTAAATACACGAGTAGCCGCTTCTTCCTCTTTCGCAAGAACATGCTGCTGCGATACGTCGAGATTATGCCCATGAACGAGCCCCTGAGGACGCA GGAGAGGAAGAACATGACGAAAACCT
- the LOC144109456 gene encoding pancreatic triacylglycerol lipase-like isoform X1 has product MRIRLRTLVLTLFWTATSSEHVTSENERCFKELGCFSTNGPFFHEIYRPINFFPEEREHIDTRFLVYSRANPKRGDVLKWSSTPEEVAKTTFNSSWPTKMLVHGWLDTIFFASWMTEMKKAFLMVGDYNVILVDWQGGNSLPYTQATANARLVGAEIALLIGKLEKAFGAKQETFHILGHSLGSHVAGYAGEKLPRLGRITGLDPADPYFQHMPKEVRLDPTDASLVDVVHTDGGSVFDIYKAEGLGMHQAVGHVDFYPNGGLKMPGCSKGSRILAFLTKGIVDAARSVVCNHERAVQYFLDSITEQHCTSLAFACPSYDSFGKGRCADCGRNGRLCARMGLRADRWRPADNTSVRMYLHTMATAPFCAFPFLVNIVLWRTEQKFATGYFVLILEGDRGKATIKVNENCSSLNVYRPLRLFGAVRNNFVVKADTYIGQLRQVSFKYTSSRFFLFRKNMLLRYVEIMPMNEPLRTQERKNMTKTYCYYNRDGIISGTEVSLLRC; this is encoded by the exons ATGAGAATCCGCCTTCGAACCCTGGTTCTGACGCTGTTCTGGACTGCTACGTCATCGGAACACGTCA CTTCAGAGAACGAGAGGTGCTTCAAGGAACTCGGGTGCTTCAGCACGAATGGCCCATTCTTCCACGAGATCTATCGGCCCATCAATTTCTTTCCCGAAGAGCGGGAGCACATCGACACCAGGTTCCTGGTGTACTCGCGTGCCAACCCCAAGCGCGGAGATGTTCTCAAGTGGTCCTCGACTCCAGAGGAGGTCGCCAAGACTACCTTCAATTCCAGCTGGCCGACCAAGATGCTTGTCCATGGCTGGCTGGACACGATATTCTTCGCCTCGTGGATGACG GAAATGAAGAAGGCCTTTCTCATGGTGGGAGACTACAACGTCATCCTAGTCGACTGGCAAGGAGGGAACTCCCTCCCCTACACACAGGCCACAGCCAACGCCCGCCTGGTTGGAGCCGAGATAGCACTGCTGATCGGCAAGCTCGAG AAAGCGTTCGGCGCGAAGCAGGAGACATTCCACATCCTGGGTCACAGCTTAGGCTCCCACGTGGCCGGTTACGCTGGGGAAAAGCTTCCAAGGCTCGGCCGTATCACAG GCCTGGATCCTGCCGATCCCTACTTCCAGCACATGCCGAAGGAAGTACGACTTGACCCTACCGATGCTTCGCTGGTCGACGTTGTGCACACCGACGGAGGATCGGTGTTCGACATAT ACAAGGCCGAAGGGTTGGGGATGCACCAGGCGGTTGGGCACGTGGACTTCTACCCCAATGGCGGCCTGAAGATGCCCGGATGCTCCAAGGGCTCGCGGATCCTCGCCTTCTTGACCAAGGGCATTGTGGACG ccgcccgCTCGGTGGTGTGCAATCACGAGCGTGCCGTCCAGTACTTCCTGGACAGCATCACGGAGCAGCACTGCACCTCCCTGGCGTTCGCCTGCCCCTCGTACGACTCCTTCGGCAAGGGCCGCTGCGCCGACTGCGGCCGCAACGGGCGCCTCTGCGCCCGCATGGGCCTGCGCGCCGACCGGTGGAGGCCTGCCGACAACACGTCCGTCCGCATGTACCTGCACACCATGGCCACGGCGCCATTCTGCG CGTTTCCCTTCCTCGTGAACATCGTGCTCTGGAGGACGGAACAAAAATTCGCCACGGGATACTTTGTGCTCATCTTGGAAGGGGACAGAGGAAAAGCCACCATCAAGGTAAACGAAAA CTGTTCTTCTCTGAACGTGTACAGGCCCCTGAGACTGTTCGGAGCAGTGAGGAACAACTTCGTCGTGAAGGCAGATACGTACATCGGCCAACTGCGGCAGGTGTCCTTTAAATACACGAGTAGCCGCTTCTTCCTCTTTCGCAAGAACATGCTGCTGCGATACGTCGAGATTATGCCCATGAACGAGCCCCTGAGGACGCA GGAGAGGAAGAACATGACGAAAACCT